In one window of Tellurirhabdus rosea DNA:
- the ntrB gene encoding nitrate ABC transporter permease → MEATNSYSLSVEETSGRISEAVSKIALKAKGTAISLLYSAAGMATLLGLWALVSKVTNNEIPTPAATWEVFRTLIEDPFYDAGPNDKGIGLVLWSSILRVLTGFALGSVVAIPLGVLMGANAFCRKVFYPIVQILRPVSPLAWFPIGLMSFQSAESATIFIIFITSLWPTLINTAFGVASLPADYRNVAKVFGFSTWKYLTRILIPYSIPHIITGLRLSIGVAWVVIVAGEMLSGGIGIGFFVWDSWNALSLEKVISAILIIGFVGLALDRLFTLIEKRVSYQG, encoded by the coding sequence ATGGAAGCAACGAACTCATACTCATTATCGGTCGAAGAAACCTCCGGCCGGATTTCGGAAGCGGTCTCAAAAATCGCGCTGAAGGCAAAAGGAACGGCCATTTCCCTGCTCTACTCGGCCGCGGGCATGGCCACGCTGCTGGGCCTGTGGGCGCTGGTCAGCAAGGTGACCAATAATGAAATTCCGACGCCCGCCGCCACCTGGGAAGTGTTCCGGACGCTGATCGAAGACCCGTTCTACGACGCCGGTCCCAACGACAAAGGCATCGGGCTGGTGCTGTGGAGCTCGATTCTGCGCGTCCTGACGGGTTTTGCGCTCGGTTCGGTGGTAGCCATTCCGCTGGGCGTGCTGATGGGCGCCAATGCCTTCTGCCGCAAAGTTTTCTACCCGATTGTGCAGATTCTGCGTCCGGTTTCGCCGCTGGCGTGGTTCCCGATTGGCCTGATGTCGTTTCAGTCGGCCGAGTCGGCAACCATTTTCATCATCTTCATCACCTCGCTCTGGCCGACGCTCATCAACACGGCCTTCGGGGTCGCTTCGCTGCCCGCCGATTACCGCAACGTGGCGAAAGTCTTTGGTTTCTCGACCTGGAAATACCTCACCCGAATCCTGATTCCGTACAGCATTCCGCACATCATCACCGGTCTGCGGCTGTCGATTGGCGTGGCGTGGGTGGTCATCGTGGCGGGCGAAATGCTCTCGGGCGGCATCGGCATCGGTTTCTTCGTCTGGGATAGCTGGAACGCCCTGAGCCTCGAAAAAGTCATCTCGGCCATCCTCATCATCGGTTTCGTCGGCCTCGCCCTCGACCGCCTGTTCACCCTCATCGAAAAGCGCGTCTCATACCAGGGGTGA
- a CDS encoding CmpA/NrtA family ABC transporter substrate-binding protein: MKFTNPRYNKMLLALVLVAGLITGFKTLETNDEPIRIGFIPLTDCAPIVMAKELGLFEKYGVNVEVRKEASWANIRDKVLTGELDAAHCLYTMPFSVYTGVGGKAGSEMYVAMILNNNGQAITLSNDFCGKVGFRQTGKVAPVVMNKLKAEKEVTFAMTFPGGTHDLWLRTWLSAAGVDAKKLKVITIPPPQMVANMKVGNMDGFCVGEPWNGVAVKQGIGFSEISTQDIWKHHPEKALVANKEFATKDREKLKRVMMAVMEACKWLDSPANRKKAAATIGRGPYVNAPADVIENRMMGTYDLGCNQGQEIYGDDYMTFFRGGQVNFPRKAHGIWAMAQYVKFGYLNQAPDYKTIADKLVLQDLYKEVAAKMGVKVPNDDMKPFSLTLDKTPFDPNRPETALARK; this comes from the coding sequence ATGAAATTCACCAATCCCCGCTATAACAAAATGCTGCTGGCGCTGGTGCTGGTAGCCGGCCTGATTACGGGCTTCAAAACCCTGGAAACCAACGATGAGCCCATCCGGATCGGCTTCATCCCCCTGACCGACTGCGCGCCCATCGTGATGGCGAAAGAACTGGGACTTTTTGAAAAATACGGCGTCAACGTGGAGGTCCGCAAGGAAGCTTCGTGGGCCAACATCCGCGACAAGGTCCTGACCGGCGAACTCGACGCGGCGCACTGCCTGTACACCATGCCGTTCTCGGTCTACACCGGCGTGGGCGGCAAGGCTGGTTCCGAAATGTACGTCGCCATGATTCTGAACAACAACGGACAGGCGATTACGCTTTCCAACGATTTCTGCGGAAAAGTGGGCTTCAGACAGACCGGCAAGGTCGCTCCGGTGGTGATGAACAAACTGAAGGCCGAGAAGGAAGTCACCTTTGCCATGACCTTCCCCGGCGGCACTCACGACCTCTGGCTCCGCACCTGGCTTTCGGCCGCGGGCGTAGACGCCAAGAAACTGAAAGTGATCACCATTCCGCCGCCGCAGATGGTCGCCAACATGAAAGTAGGCAACATGGACGGCTTCTGCGTCGGCGAACCCTGGAACGGCGTGGCCGTGAAACAGGGCATCGGTTTCTCCGAAATCTCAACCCAGGACATCTGGAAACACCATCCCGAAAAGGCGCTGGTGGCGAATAAGGAATTTGCCACGAAAGACCGCGAGAAGCTGAAGCGCGTGATGATGGCCGTTATGGAAGCCTGCAAATGGCTCGACAGCCCGGCCAACCGCAAGAAAGCCGCCGCGACCATCGGCCGGGGCCCGTACGTGAACGCGCCCGCCGACGTGATCGAAAACCGGATGATGGGCACCTACGACCTCGGCTGCAACCAGGGACAGGAAATCTACGGCGACGATTACATGACCTTTTTCCGCGGTGGTCAGGTGAATTTCCCGCGCAAGGCGCACGGCATCTGGGCGATGGCGCAGTACGTGAAGTTCGGCTACCTGAATCAGGCGCCGGATTACAAAACCATCGCCGACAAGCTGGTTTTGCAGGATCTGTACAAGGAAGTGGCGGCGAAAATGGGCGTCAAAGTCCCGAACGACGACATGAAGCCCTTCAGCCTGACCCTCGACAAAACGCCTTTTGACCCCAACCGTCCGGAAACGGCCCTGGCCCGCAAATAA
- a CDS encoding molybdopterin-dependent oxidoreductase → MTQPIKTTCCYCGVGCGVLVHQERRSGDSAGQLRVEGDPDHPVNRGMLCSKGMNLHYTVMDGSDRLLYPQMRPNRSMPLQRVSWDEALERTAAVFRTFIKKFGPDSVGFYVSGQCLTEEYYLVNKLIKGFIGSNNIDTNSRLCMSSAVMGYKLTLGEDSVPVCYDDIEEADVFYVQGANPAWCHPILWRRIEAHKAANPHVKIICVDPRKTDTARSADLHLPIRPGTDIVLNHAIGRVLIERGYIDQTFIDNHTDGFTAYREAVRQRTVAEAADICGVSEAGIEEAAEWIGRSKGFLSLWTMGLNQSVIGVNKNLALINLHLITGRIGKPGNGPFSLTGQPNAMGGREVGGLANGLPAHRDVTNAAHRAEMEAFWGSPVSIAPKPGLTATELFQAMANDKLKAIWIINTNPMVSMPDVNAVEQALTNGRFVVVQDISNRADTVPFADVVLPAAAWLEKEGTMTNAERRITYLPKALDAPGEALPDAEIIWRFAQKMGFGEAFQYTSAAEVYDEYVRISEGTNVDMTGVNYDLLKAKRSIQWPFSKTGDKRQETGDKRQEAGTKRLFTDGQFYTANGRAQIHAVPDGNESEPTSEDFPLVLTTGRVRDQWHTMTKTGRVAKLNQHTPQPFLQIHPDDARQRGIADGQLVEVRSRRGLVRVKAQLTDDVRPGLCFLPMHWGKMLDSTLNRANNLTSALIDPRSKEPDFKFSAVEVTLYRKPAEKIILIGAGSAGLGFINAYRNLNSEDEIHVFSKEIYPFYNRVLLPDYISGAQSWEQLVKLREDQFADARIVVHKGVGIEHIDRKNKVVIDSEGAEHHYDKLLLGTGSRAFMPKGVPRLSGIFNMRSRLDADSLMPFLQTENPHAVIVGGGLLGLELASSLRHIGVRVSVIQRVSRLMERQLDPLAGELLYQELTDRGIDIFFNEEVMTFQGTDRVEGVKLKSGRTLACQVVVMAIGTVPNTELAREAGLDLNRGVVVNDYLQTSDPDIFAAGEIAQWRGQMWGITLAAEQQAEVAARFITGDVSQPYKGSLSMNILKMEGLHLCSIGMAEAPAGEPGYEEIIFTDKAKRYYKKCIVYRDKLVGAILVGDKNEFQEFRELIANGLELSEKRLQLLRASKKVDPVMGKLVCSCNNVGRGNLERAIQAGCTDFKELCKTTGAGTGCGSCRPEVRSILEMANSLIVNSELANSE, encoded by the coding sequence ATGACTCAACCCATCAAAACCACCTGTTGCTACTGCGGCGTCGGCTGTGGCGTGCTGGTTCATCAGGAGCGGCGGTCCGGCGATTCGGCCGGGCAGTTACGCGTCGAAGGCGATCCCGATCATCCGGTCAACCGGGGCATGTTGTGCTCGAAAGGCATGAACCTGCACTACACCGTGATGGATGGGTCGGACCGGCTGCTGTACCCGCAGATGCGCCCCAACCGCTCGATGCCCCTGCAACGCGTGAGCTGGGACGAAGCCCTGGAACGGACGGCGGCGGTGTTCCGGACCTTCATCAAAAAGTTCGGGCCGGATTCGGTGGGTTTTTATGTGTCGGGGCAATGCCTTACGGAAGAATATTACCTCGTTAACAAGCTGATTAAGGGCTTTATCGGCTCGAATAACATCGATACCAACTCCCGGCTCTGTATGAGTTCGGCCGTGATGGGCTACAAACTGACGCTGGGCGAAGACTCCGTGCCGGTCTGTTACGACGACATTGAAGAGGCCGACGTATTTTACGTGCAGGGAGCCAATCCCGCCTGGTGCCACCCGATTCTGTGGCGGCGCATCGAAGCGCACAAAGCGGCCAATCCGCACGTCAAAATCATCTGCGTCGACCCGCGCAAAACGGATACGGCCCGCTCGGCCGACCTGCACCTGCCCATCCGGCCCGGTACGGACATTGTGCTGAACCACGCCATCGGCCGGGTGCTGATCGAGCGGGGGTATATTGACCAGACATTTATTGACAATCACACGGACGGATTTACGGCCTACCGTGAAGCCGTCAGGCAACGCACCGTCGCCGAAGCCGCCGACATTTGCGGCGTTTCGGAAGCGGGCATCGAAGAAGCCGCCGAATGGATTGGCCGCTCGAAAGGCTTTCTGTCGCTGTGGACGATGGGTCTCAACCAGTCGGTCATCGGCGTCAACAAGAATTTAGCCCTCATCAACTTACACCTCATTACGGGCCGCATCGGCAAACCCGGCAACGGGCCGTTTTCGCTGACGGGCCAGCCCAACGCGATGGGCGGCCGCGAAGTCGGCGGACTCGCCAACGGCCTTCCGGCCCACCGCGACGTGACCAACGCCGCCCACCGCGCCGAAATGGAAGCGTTCTGGGGTTCGCCGGTGTCGATTGCACCCAAACCCGGCCTGACCGCCACGGAGTTGTTTCAGGCTATGGCCAACGACAAGCTGAAGGCGATCTGGATCATCAACACGAATCCGATGGTGAGCATGCCGGATGTAAACGCGGTCGAACAGGCGCTGACGAACGGCCGTTTCGTGGTCGTGCAGGACATTTCGAACCGCGCCGACACCGTGCCGTTTGCCGATGTGGTGCTGCCCGCCGCCGCCTGGCTGGAAAAGGAAGGCACCATGACCAACGCCGAACGCCGGATTACGTACCTTCCCAAAGCCCTCGACGCGCCCGGTGAAGCCCTGCCCGATGCCGAAATCATCTGGCGTTTCGCCCAGAAAATGGGCTTCGGCGAAGCGTTCCAATACACCTCAGCCGCTGAAGTCTACGACGAATACGTCCGCATTTCGGAAGGAACCAACGTGGACATGACCGGCGTGAATTACGATCTGCTCAAGGCGAAACGGAGCATTCAATGGCCGTTTTCGAAGACAGGAGACAAGAGACAAGAGACAGGAGACAAGAGACAGGAGGCTGGAACGAAACGACTCTTCACGGACGGGCAGTTCTACACGGCCAATGGGCGGGCGCAGATTCATGCGGTGCCGGACGGGAACGAGTCGGAGCCGACAAGCGAGGATTTTCCGCTGGTTCTGACCACGGGTCGCGTCCGGGATCAGTGGCATACGATGACCAAGACCGGTCGCGTGGCAAAACTGAACCAGCACACACCGCAGCCGTTTCTGCAAATTCACCCCGACGATGCCCGGCAGCGCGGCATTGCCGACGGACAACTGGTCGAAGTGCGCAGCCGCCGGGGCCTCGTGCGCGTGAAGGCGCAGCTGACCGACGACGTGCGGCCGGGGCTGTGTTTTCTGCCGATGCACTGGGGCAAAATGCTCGACTCGACCCTGAACCGGGCCAACAACCTCACCAGTGCCCTCATCGACCCGCGTTCCAAAGAACCGGACTTCAAGTTTTCGGCCGTAGAGGTGACGCTGTACCGCAAACCCGCCGAGAAAATCATCCTCATCGGGGCCGGTTCGGCGGGACTGGGCTTCATCAACGCGTATCGCAACCTAAATTCAGAAGACGAAATTCACGTCTTTTCCAAAGAAATCTACCCGTTCTACAACCGCGTGCTGCTGCCCGACTACATCAGCGGAGCGCAGTCGTGGGAACAGCTGGTCAAACTCCGCGAGGACCAGTTTGCCGACGCCCGCATCGTGGTGCACAAGGGCGTCGGCATCGAGCATATCGACCGCAAAAACAAGGTGGTCATCGATAGTGAAGGGGCCGAGCATCATTACGATAAACTGCTGCTGGGAACGGGCAGCCGGGCGTTCATGCCGAAAGGCGTGCCCCGGTTGTCGGGAATTTTCAATATGCGTTCGCGCCTGGATGCGGATTCGCTGATGCCGTTTCTGCAAACGGAAAACCCGCATGCGGTCATCGTCGGCGGCGGTCTGCTGGGGCTGGAACTGGCCTCGTCGCTGCGGCATATCGGCGTGCGGGTGTCGGTCATTCAGCGTGTCAGCCGACTCATGGAACGGCAACTCGACCCGCTGGCGGGCGAACTGCTGTACCAGGAACTGACCGACCGCGGCATCGACATTTTCTTCAACGAAGAAGTGATGACCTTCCAGGGCACCGACCGGGTAGAGGGCGTGAAGCTGAAATCCGGCCGGACGCTGGCCTGTCAGGTGGTCGTGATGGCGATTGGCACCGTGCCGAATACCGAACTGGCCCGCGAAGCCGGTCTGGACCTGAACCGGGGCGTGGTCGTGAACGATTACCTGCAAACGTCGGACCCGGACATTTTCGCCGCCGGAGAAATCGCCCAGTGGCGCGGGCAGATGTGGGGCATCACGCTCGCCGCCGAGCAGCAGGCCGAAGTGGCCGCCCGCTTCATCACGGGCGACGTGTCGCAGCCCTACAAAGGCAGCCTGTCGATGAACATCCTGAAAATGGAAGGACTGCATTTGTGCAGCATCGGCATGGCCGAAGCGCCCGCCGGGGAGCCGGGTTACGAGGAAATTATCTTTACGGATAAGGCCAAACGGTATTACAAAAAGTGCATTGTGTACCGCGACAAGCTGGTCGGAGCCATTCTGGTGGGCGATAAGAACGAGTTTCAGGAATTCCGCGAACTCATCGCCAACGGCCTTGAACTGTCGGAAAAACGCCTGCAACTGCTCCGGGCGAGCAAGAAAGTGGACCCGGTGATGGGCAAGCTCGTCTGTTCGTGCAACAACGTCGGGCGCGGCAACCTCGAACGGGCCATCCAGGCGGGCTGCACGGACTTCAAAGAACTCTGCAAGACCACCGGCGCCGGCACCGGCTGCGGCTCGTGTCGGCCGGAGGTGAGGAGTATTCTGGAAATGGCAAATAGCCTGATAGTGAATAGTGAATTGGCGAATAGCGAATAA
- a CDS encoding MFS transporter yields the protein MKTTGKLTQLNLLSASGIGMRTFHITWLTFFCCFFGWFGIAPLMPIIREDLGLTKPQIGNTIIAAVSMTIFARLLIGRLCDTVGPRLTYTWLLVLGAIPVMGVGLANSYETFLLFRLGIGVIGASFVITQFHTSAMFADNIKGTANAVAGGWGNLGGGVTNMVMPLILAGIVGLGYAPHTAWRLAMILPGVMLLVMAFVYYRFTKDTPEGNYADIQRDTTAKAAPVSFAKAASDWRVWALFLAYGACFGIEITFDGVAALYFVDTFHLDVATAGLWAGVFGFMNIFARALGGIVADKVGRRYGMRGKGLLLAAMLLLEGLGIMFFAQSGNLTLAIASMLGFAMFLKMANGATYAIVPFVNPRAVGVVSGIVGAGGNLGGVLAGFLFKSESISYGQAFLYIGMAVAAVSMLVVLTRFEKKTVEQPELVAEAV from the coding sequence ATGAAAACCACAGGCAAACTTACCCAACTGAACCTGCTCTCGGCTTCCGGTATCGGGATGCGGACCTTTCACATCACCTGGCTGACGTTCTTCTGCTGCTTTTTCGGCTGGTTCGGCATTGCGCCGCTGATGCCCATTATCCGCGAAGACCTCGGCCTGACCAAACCGCAGATCGGCAACACCATCATCGCCGCCGTATCGATGACCATTTTCGCCCGCCTGCTGATCGGTCGGCTGTGCGATACGGTGGGGCCGCGCCTGACCTACACCTGGCTGCTGGTGCTGGGCGCGATTCCGGTCATGGGCGTGGGCCTGGCGAACAGCTACGAAACGTTTCTGCTGTTCCGGCTGGGCATCGGGGTCATTGGGGCATCGTTTGTCATTACGCAGTTTCATACCTCGGCGATGTTTGCCGACAACATCAAAGGCACGGCCAACGCGGTGGCGGGCGGCTGGGGCAACCTCGGCGGCGGCGTCACGAACATGGTCATGCCGCTCATTCTGGCCGGCATCGTGGGTCTGGGCTACGCACCCCACACGGCCTGGCGGCTGGCGATGATTCTGCCGGGCGTGATGCTGCTCGTGATGGCGTTCGTCTACTACAGATTCACCAAAGACACGCCGGAGGGCAATTACGCCGACATCCAGCGCGATACCACGGCCAAAGCGGCCCCGGTTTCGTTCGCAAAGGCGGCCTCCGACTGGCGCGTATGGGCCCTGTTTCTGGCCTACGGAGCCTGTTTTGGCATCGAAATCACCTTCGACGGGGTGGCGGCCCTGTACTTCGTGGACACCTTCCACCTCGACGTGGCGACGGCCGGTTTGTGGGCGGGCGTGTTCGGCTTCATGAACATCTTCGCCCGGGCACTGGGCGGCATCGTAGCCGATAAGGTCGGCAGACGCTACGGCATGCGTGGCAAAGGCCTGCTGCTGGCGGCGATGCTGCTGCTGGAAGGTCTCGGCATCATGTTCTTCGCCCAATCGGGCAACCTGACCCTGGCGATTGCGTCCATGCTGGGCTTCGCGATGTTCCTGAAAATGGCCAACGGGGCCACGTATGCCATTGTGCCTTTCGTGAATCCCCGGGCGGTGGGTGTCGTGAGCGGCATCGTCGGGGCGGGCGGCAACCTCGGCGGCGTGCTGGCGGGCTTCCTCTTCAAGTCGGAAAGCATCAGCTACGGGCAGGCGTTCCTGTATATCGGCATGGCCGTAGCGGCGGTGTCGATGCTGGTCGTCCTGACGCGATTCGAGAAGAAAACCGTGGAGCAACCCGAGCTGGTGGCAGAAGCTGTGTAA
- a CDS encoding ABC transporter ATP-binding protein codes for MSHISLQNVEIAFSSAKGRFVAVRDINLDIERGEIIAIIGHSGCGKSTILNAIAGMVNVSRGDVLIHGKPVNGPGPDRGVVFQHYSLLPWLTVEKNILTAVDSVLKDKTKAEKAETVEYFLKAVNLYQHRHKLPSEISGGMKQRTAIARAFAINPDILLLDEPFGALDALTKSTMHVELLKLWNLDNRNKTIVMVTHDIEEAIFLADRIVVMTDGPAATIREIENVTLDRPRHKKDIAHDPRYNDIRDRLLELLVDKLSIADIAV; via the coding sequence ATGTCCCATATCTCCTTACAAAACGTAGAAATCGCTTTTTCGTCCGCTAAAGGTCGTTTTGTGGCCGTGCGGGATATCAACCTCGACATCGAGCGGGGCGAAATCATTGCCATCATCGGTCACTCCGGCTGCGGCAAATCAACCATCCTGAACGCGATTGCGGGCATGGTGAACGTCAGCCGGGGCGACGTCCTGATTCACGGCAAACCCGTCAATGGACCGGGGCCCGACCGGGGCGTGGTGTTTCAGCACTACTCGCTGCTGCCCTGGCTGACGGTCGAAAAGAACATCCTGACGGCCGTGGATTCGGTATTAAAGGATAAAACAAAAGCCGAAAAAGCGGAGACGGTTGAATACTTTCTGAAGGCCGTGAACCTGTACCAGCACCGCCACAAACTGCCTTCGGAGATTTCGGGCGGCATGAAACAGCGGACGGCCATTGCCCGGGCCTTTGCCATCAACCCCGACATTCTGCTGCTCGACGAGCCGTTCGGGGCGCTCGACGCGCTGACCAAAAGCACGATGCACGTCGAACTGCTGAAGCTCTGGAACCTCGACAACCGGAACAAGACCATCGTCATGGTCACGCACGACATCGAAGAGGCCATCTTCCTGGCCGACCGCATCGTGGTGATGACCGACGGCCCCGCCGCCACCATCCGCGAAATCGAAAACGTCACGCTGGACCGTCCGCGCCACAAGAAAGACATCGCCCACGACCCCCGCTACAACGACATCCGCGACCGCCTGCTCGAACTGCTGGTCGACAAACTTTCTATTGCTGACATCGCTGTATAA